The following coding sequences are from one Trypanosoma brucei gambiense DAL972 chromosome 2, complete sequence window:
- a CDS encoding fatty acid desaturase, putative, giving the protein MLPKQQLGGSVCNASIETVNTEATDPSEAKKIVLNAGRSEKVNVYVPPSTLMVRDIQEQIPAEYFQRSMWRSFSYLSRDMFQLFLTFVIMYNFVLPMLDSSLLNAVPPVAWLSRAAAWMIYWFVQGLNGTALWVLAHECGHQAFCNSRRVNNAVGMILHSALLVPYHSWRLTHGTHHKHTNHLTKDLVFVPVQRSAVGEAVEEAPIVMLWNMALMFLFGWPMHLLVNVGGQKFDRFTSHFDPNAPFFRRADYNNVMVSNMGVLLTLSILGACSWSFGFAVVVRWYLIPYLWVNFWLVYITYMQHSDVRLPHYTHDHWTYVRGAVAAVDRDFGPLLNSWLHHINDSHVVHHLFSQMPHYNAIEVTRKHIRDILGDLYVTDAKPLLKSLVHTWRECRYVVPSEGICIYRS; this is encoded by the coding sequence ATGTTGCCTAAGCAACAGTTGGGAGGTTCTGTTTGCAACGCTTCCATAGAAACTGTCAACACGGAGGCCACAGATCCAAGTGAGGCTAAAAAGATTGTACTCAATGCAGGACGAAGTGAAAAGGTGAACGTTTATGTTCCACCTTCCACGCTTATGGTGCGGGATATTCAGGAGCAAATTCCTGCTGAATATTTCCAGCGCAGCATGTGGAGGAGCTTTAGCTACCTTAGCCGTGACATGTTTCAGCTTTTCCTCACATTCGTCATCATgtacaattttgtgcttcccATGCTGGACAGTTCCCTTCTGAATGCCGTTCCACCCGTGGCTTGGCTCTCCCGAGCTGCGGCATGGATGATATATTGGTTTGTACAAGGGCTTAATGGTACGGCTCTATGGGTTCTTGCACATGAATGTGGTCATCAGGCATTTTGCAATTCCCGTAGGGTAAACAACGCCGTGGGGATGATTCTTCACAGCGCTTTGCTTGTTCCGTATCACAGCTGGCGTCTTACTCATGGCACTCACCATAAACACACCAATCATCTCACGAAGGACCTCGTTTTCGTACCTGTGCAGCGCTCAGCCGTGGGAGAGGCGGTGGAGGAGGCGCCCATTGTTATGTTGTGGAATATGGCACTAATGTTCCTTTTTGGTTGGCCCATGCATTTGCTTGTCAACGTGGGTGGTCAGAAGTTTGATCGCTTCACTTCCCATTTTGACCCCAACGCACCGTTCTTTCGTCGCGCAGACTATAATAATGTTATGGTGTCGAATATGGGAGTGCTGCTTACATTGTCTATACTTGGTGCATGCAGTTGGAGTTTCGGTTTTGCCGTGGTGGTGCGCTGGTACCTCATTCCGTACCTTTGGGTAAATTTCTGGCTTGTGTACATTACGTACATGCAGCATTCGGATGTAAGGTTGCCGCACTATACGCATGATCATTGGACATATGTGCGAGGCGCTGTCGCTGCGGTAGACAGAGATTTTGGTCCGTTACTGAACAGCTGGCTACATCACATTAATGATTCACATGTGGTGCATCATCTCTTCAGTCAGATGCCACATTATAATGCCATTGAGGTAACGAGGAAACATATTCGAGATATTCTTGGGGATTTGTACGTGACGGATGCGAAGCCGTTGCTGAAGTCCCTGGTGCATACATGGCGTGAGTGCCGTTATGTCGTCCCTTCGGAGGGGATCTGCATTTATCGCAGttaa
- a CDS encoding 65 kDa invariant surface glycoprotein, putative, with protein MMKYLLVFAIIATRIPVLLVIGSEDNRVPGDKKLTKEGAAALCKMKHLADKVAKERSQELKDRTQNFAGYIEFELYRIDYWLEKLNGPKGRKDGYAKLSDSDIEKVKEIFNKAKDGITKQLPEAKKAGEEAEKLHTEVKKAAENARGVRLSEGTNSSGLYRILDWYCFKEGENAGKSDNCDGVKFSVHYGTHRRRNVIDCGDEKANKYGDASSKTLEDTLKQWESKKPQATGASGGNDVCKAAASSENYPCTMTEEWQTPYRKTFEKLKELEDAYQRGKKAHDAMLGYANTAHAVNTKVEQEKPLAEVIAAAKEAGKKGAKIIIPAAAPATPTNSTKNEDSAPTEHVDRGIATNETQVEVGIDADFDSLLDATEAAEVTHRHQRTAMIILAVLVPAIILVVTAVAFFIMVKRRRNNSHDVDTGKAEGGVSSVKVVM; from the coding sequence atgatgaagtATTTGCTGGTATTTGCAATTATTGCCACAAGAATCCCTGTGTTGTTAGTAATTGGCAGTGAGGATAACCGTGTTCCAGGAGACAAGAAGTTGACGAAAGAGGGAGCAGCGGCACTCTGTAAAATGAAGCATCTTGCTGATAAAGTTGCAAAGGAGAGATCACAAGAGTTGAAGGATAGAACTCAAAATTTTGCTGGTTATATAGAGTTCGAGTTGTATAGAATAGATTATTGGTTGGAAAAGCTGAACGGTCCGAAGGGGCGAAAAGACGGTTATGCTAAGCTGTCTGACTCTGATatagaaaaagtaaaggagataTTCAACAAGGCAAAAGATGGAATAACTAAGCAACTCCCTGAGGCAAAGAAGGCTGGTGAGGAAGCTGAAAAACTACATActgaagtgaagaaggccgCGGAGAATGCACGCGGAGTGAGGTTAAGTGAAGGAACGAACTCTAGTGGCCTTTACAGGATTTTGGATTGGTATTGTtttaaagaaggggagaatgCGGGTAAGAGCGACAACTGTGATGGCGTCAAGTTCAGCGTGCATTACGGAACGCACAGAAGAAGGAATGTCATTGACTGCGGCGACGAGAAAGCGAACAAATATGGGGATGCTTCATCAAAAACATTGGAAGACACCTTGAAACAATGGGAAAGCAAGAAACCGCAAGCCACAGGCGCAAGCGGTGGGAATGACGTGTGCAAAGCCGCCGCATCTTCGGAGAACTATCCGTGCACCATGACAGAGGAGTGGCAGACTCCCTATAGGAAAACATTTGAAAAATTGAAAGAACTTGAGGATGCGTACCAAAGGGGCAAGAAGGCTCATGATGCTATGTTGGGTTACGCTAATACTGCACATGCTGTGAACACGAAAGTGGAACAGGAAAAGCCGCTGGCAGAGGTGATAGCGGCAGCTAAGGAAGCAGGGAAAAAGGGCGCGAAAATTATAATACCCGCAGCTGCCCCAGCAACACCGACTAACAGCACGAAAAATGAAGATAGTGCTCCAACCGAGCATGTTGATAGAGGGATtgcaacaaatgaaacacaGGTGGAAGTTGGTATTGATGCTGACTTTGATAGTCTCCTAGATGCCACAGAGGCTGCAGAGGTAACGCATAGACATCAGAGAACAGCAATGATTATATTAGCAGTCCTTGTACCTGCCATTATTCTTGTGGTTACGGCCGTTGCATTCTTCATAATGGTGAAACGAAGGAGGAATAACTCCCATGATGTGGACACCGGAAAAGCGGAGGGTGGGGTTTCTAGCGTAAAAGTAGTAATGTAG
- a CDS encoding 65 kDa invariant surface glycoprotein, putative, whose amino-acid sequence MMKYLLVFAIIATRIPVLLVIGSEDNRVPGDKKLTKEGAAALCKMKHLADKVAKERSQELKDRTQNFAGYIEFELYRIDYWLEKLNGPKGRKDGYAKLSDSDIEKVKEIFNKAKDGITKQLPEAKKAGEEAEKLHTEVKKAAENARGVRLSEGTNSSGLYRILDWYCFKEGENAGKSDNCDGVKFSVHYGTHRRRNVIDCSSTGYEENYDWSANALQVALNSWENVKPKKLESAGSDKNCNIGQSSESHPCTMTEEWQTPYKETVEKLRELEDAYQRGKKAHDAMLGYANTAYAVNTKVEQEKPLTEVIAAAKEAGKKGAKIIIPAAAPATPTNSTKNEDSAPTEHVDRGIATNETQVEVGIDADFDSLLDATEAAEVTHRHQRTAMIILAVLVPAIILVVTAVAFFIMVKRRRNNSHDVDTGKAEGGVSSVKVVM is encoded by the coding sequence atgatgaagtATTTGCTGGTATTTGCAATTATTGCCACAAGAATCCCTGTGTTGTTAGTAATTGGCAGTGAGGATAACCGTGTTCCAGGAGACAAGAAGTTGACGAAAGAGGGAGCAGCGGCACTCTGTAAAATGAAGCATCTTGCTGATAAAGTTGCAAAGGAGAGATCACAAGAGTTGAAGGATAGAACTCAAAATTTTGCTGGTTATATAGAGTTCGAGTTGTATAGAATAGATTATTGGTTGGAAAAGCTGAACGGTCCGAAGGGGCGAAAAGACGGTTATGCTAAGCTGTCTGACTCTGATatagaaaaagtaaaggagataTTCAACAAGGCAAAAGATGGAATAACTAAGCAACTCCCTGAGGCAAAGAAGGCTGGTGAGGAAGCTGAAAAACTACATActgaagtgaagaaggccgCGGAGAATGCACGCGGAGTGAGGTTAAGTGAAGGAACGAACTCTAGTGGCCTTTACAGGATTTTGGATTGGTATTGTtttaaagaaggggagaatgCGGGTAAGAGCGACAACTGTGATGGCGTCAAGTTCAGCGTGCATTACGGAACGCACAGAAGAAGGAATGTTATTgactgcagcagcaccggCTATGAAGAGAATTATGATTGGTCTGCGAACGCGCTGCAAGTGGCCCTAAATAGCTGGGAGAATGTGAAGCCAAAAAAATTGGAGTCAGCCGGGTCGGACAAGAATTGCAACATCGGCCAATCTTCCGAGAGCCATCCATGCACCATGACAGAGGAGTGGCAGACTCCATACAAGGAAACTGTCGAAAAGCTAAGGGAACTTGAGGATGCGTaccaaaggggaaagaaggctCATGATGCTATGTTGGGTTACGCTAATACCGCATATGCTGTGAACACGAAAGTGGAACAGGAAAAGCCGCTGACAGAGGTGATAGCGGCAGCTAAGGAAGCAGGGAAAAAGGGCGCGAAAATTATAATACCCGCAGCTGCCCCAGCAACACCGACTAACAGCACGAAAAATGAAGATAGTGCTCCAACCGAGCATGTTGATAGAGGGATtgcaacaaatgaaacacaGGTGGAAGTTGGTATTGATGCTGACTTTGATAGTCTCCTAGATGCCACAGAGGCTGCAGAGGTAACGCATAGACATCAGAGAACAGCAATGATTATATTAGCAGTCCTTGTACCTGCCATTATTCTTGTGGTTACGGCCGTTGCATTCTTCATAATGGTGAAACGAAGGAGGAATAACTCCCATGATGTGGACACCGGAAAAGCGGAGGGTGGGGTTTCTAGCGTAAAAGTAGTAATGTAG
- a CDS encoding 65 kDa invariant surface glycoprotein, putative has translation MMKYLLVFAIIATRIPVLLVIGSEDNRVPGDKKLTKEGAAALCKMKHLADKVAKERSQELKDRTQNFAGYIEFELYRIDYWLEKLNGPKGRKDGYAKLSDSDIEKVKEIFNKAKDGITKQLPEAKKAGEEAEKLHTEVKKAAENARGVRLSEGTNSSGLYRILDWYCFKEGENAGKSDNCDGVKFSVHYGTHRRRNVIDCSNTGYEENYDWSANALQVALNNWEKCEPKKLESPGSGKKLQHSANLPKPSLHHGQRRGKIPNQENC, from the coding sequence atgatgaagtATTTGCTGGTATTTGCAATTATTGCCACAAGAATCCCTGTGTTGTTAGTAATTGGCAGTGAGGATAACCGTGTTCCAGGAGACAAGAAGTTGACGAAAGAGGGAGCAGCGGCACTCTGTAAAATGAAGCATCTTGCTGATAAAGTTGCAAAGGAGAGATCACAAGAGTTGAAGGATAGAACTCAAAATTTTGCTGGTTATATAGAGTTCGAGTTGTATAGAATAGATTATTGGTTGGAAAAGCTGAACGGTCCGAAGGGGCGAAAAGACGGTTATGCTAAGCTGTCTGACTCTGATatagaaaaagtaaaggagataTTCAACAAGGCAAAAGATGGAATAACTAAGCAACTCCCTGAGGCAAAGAAGGCTGGTGAGGAAGCTGAAAAACTACATActgaagtgaagaaggccgCGGAGAATGCACGCGGAGTGAGGTTAAGTGAAGGAACGAACTCTAGTGGCCTTTACAGGATTTTGGATTGGTATTGTtttaaagaaggggagaatgCGGGTAAGAGCGACAACTGTGATGGCGTCAAGTTCAGCGTGCATTACGGAACGCACAGAAGAAGGAATGTTATTGACTGCAGCAACACCGGCTATGAAGAGAATTATGATTGGTCTGCGAACGCCCTGCAAGTGGCCCTAAATAACTGGGAAAAATGTGAACCCAAAAAATTGGAGTCACCCGGGTCGGGAAAGAAATTGCAACATTCGGCCAATCTTCCAAAGCCATCCCTGCACCATGGACAAAGGAGGGGCAAAATTCCCAACCAAGAAAACTGTTAA